One window of the Pseudobdellovibrionaceae bacterium genome contains the following:
- a CDS encoding LPXTG cell wall anchor domain-containing protein, whose translation MRPAYIISLCLFFLLSLPAEAKLFRNAYVSFELPPNWDCRLEGTEWVCVSKFNEKSREAIIILTAKEVGPADTLQAYLAHLKTPRTIPDAVGKPIPSKLIGVKTRTINNHMWVDGMHMGSEVTSYYTRYLASVKQNIAILVTFSAHKAHYTKYSADFLKAIQSLRVVATKTMLANKPLTTPRGSGETFGAPIGQVLPTNMGEELPPESSGSGKMGSTAIGLIVLLLAGGYWFLFMRKKKKKGGL comes from the coding sequence ATGAGGCCTGCATACATCATATCACTTTGCCTTTTTTTCCTTTTGTCTCTTCCAGCAGAGGCAAAACTGTTTCGCAATGCCTATGTCAGCTTTGAGCTGCCACCAAATTGGGATTGCCGCTTAGAGGGCACTGAGTGGGTTTGCGTCAGTAAGTTTAATGAGAAGTCCAGAGAAGCCATTATCATTTTGACGGCCAAAGAGGTGGGACCTGCAGACACTCTCCAGGCCTATTTGGCCCACCTAAAAACTCCACGCACAATTCCGGATGCAGTGGGAAAACCGATCCCCTCCAAGCTCATCGGAGTTAAAACCCGTACCATCAACAACCATATGTGGGTGGATGGAATGCACATGGGAAGTGAAGTCACCTCCTACTACACACGCTACCTGGCCTCGGTGAAGCAAAATATTGCCATCTTGGTGACTTTCAGTGCCCACAAAGCACATTACACCAAGTACAGCGCCGACTTCTTAAAGGCCATTCAATCCTTGCGAGTTGTGGCAACTAAAACAATGCTAGCCAACAAGCCTCTCACCACCCCTCGTGGCTCTGGTGAAACTTTTGGCGCTCCCATCGGCCAGGTCCTTCCTACCAATATGGGCGAAGAACTTCCGCCTGAGTCTTCCGGTAGCGGCAAGATGGGGTCGACGGCAATCGGCCTCATTGTTCTCCTATTAGCGGGAGGCTATTGGTTCTTGTTTATGCGAAAGAAGAAAAAGAAGGGTGGTCTCTAA